Proteins co-encoded in one Sporosarcina sp. FSL K6-1522 genomic window:
- a CDS encoding pLS20_p028 family conjugation system transmembrane protein: protein MSNEEITRKLEDFQDYLSISKIFTDIFRWIAWTFVQGLAWVVDALENLTDDILLIKSFYNHPEIINFVDTIKPILYIFLAFSLLFTGYLLIFQKKFNREGIAINLFIACIIILSLNTGMDKASEFTDVAIDAIKVESLYPNDESTLSGSIIQRNVNDLTEIDKSNWSTTELTVSNSTPPSRIANINVREKYGKDTDGISSEGQDISKYMLSLNNVGEYRAEKFDQSGLEWNNEYYFRYSINWFTIFVTLGIIAFTLFSIALKLAKLFFELTFNYILALIIAPADIHDGQKTKKIIQAILNTFFATILIFLSMKVYMIGTAYLESTLSTFPYLIALIAFSLAVVDGPNIVEQLFGIDAGLKNGWGVLAGAYAGGKMASGLGKGLSSLMKDGSAETKSQQHRPSRLDSEKAPSPNGSKEDGEKTNKTNKDGTGGIAGIQNSKSKGDSSNKQTDESNESGTGGIASVSSQLDDMQDEICTQTKAPSPNDTERYSLSQQGQNTSTARGSHSVHTGQGVQTDTATLSIEDQVQGSSTVSVSSISSNGTPLANINGQTGIPTNSMNAPTTSSTNSVQRVQGVQQSNIQTDTDLTTALEQSQGNITFSNVHSDAAPSPSVTGHANEALNPISAPSTNGAHVIQKVQTIQQSGVQADVEMIHVTDQSQGNNSVQNINLANDSSSSVPTSRTNRVDQTTIQTNVDVITRNDLVHQTISMSEKQINTASVKRRPSSNSIPNNTSVHQLRNRSTRQN from the coding sequence ATGAGTAATGAAGAAATCACCCGTAAACTTGAAGATTTCCAAGACTACCTAAGTATTTCAAAAATCTTCACCGATATTTTCAGATGGATTGCATGGACTTTTGTTCAAGGGCTGGCATGGGTCGTTGACGCTCTCGAAAACTTGACCGATGACATATTATTGATCAAATCCTTTTACAATCACCCAGAGATTATTAATTTCGTTGATACAATCAAACCAATTCTGTATATCTTTTTAGCCTTTTCCCTTCTCTTTACAGGATATTTGCTAATATTTCAAAAGAAGTTTAACCGTGAAGGTATTGCCATAAACCTTTTTATAGCCTGCATTATCATTCTTTCGCTAAACACTGGAATGGATAAGGCAAGTGAATTTACAGACGTAGCAATTGACGCTATAAAGGTCGAATCACTCTACCCTAACGATGAATCAACCTTAAGTGGTTCGATTATTCAACGAAACGTAAATGACCTAACTGAAATTGATAAAAGTAACTGGTCTACGACTGAACTAACCGTTTCAAACAGTACACCACCGAGCAGAATTGCGAATATCAATGTCCGTGAAAAGTACGGAAAAGATACAGATGGCATTTCTAGTGAAGGACAAGACATTTCAAAGTACATGCTATCTCTAAACAATGTTGGTGAATACCGCGCAGAAAAGTTTGATCAGTCGGGGCTAGAGTGGAATAACGAGTACTATTTCCGATACTCGATTAACTGGTTTACGATTTTCGTCACTCTGGGAATTATCGCTTTCACACTCTTCTCGATTGCGTTAAAACTTGCCAAGTTGTTTTTCGAACTAACATTCAACTATATTTTAGCATTGATCATAGCACCTGCTGATATTCATGATGGACAAAAAACAAAGAAAATCATTCAAGCCATCTTGAATACCTTCTTTGCTACCATCCTAATTTTTCTATCAATGAAAGTATATATGATTGGAACAGCCTATTTAGAAAGCACACTCTCTACCTTCCCTTACTTGATAGCACTGATTGCATTTTCACTCGCCGTTGTAGATGGACCGAATATCGTAGAACAACTATTCGGGATTGATGCAGGGCTAAAAAACGGTTGGGGCGTTCTTGCAGGGGCATATGCAGGTGGAAAAATGGCTTCGGGGCTTGGTAAAGGACTAAGCAGCTTGATGAAAGATGGCTCAGCTGAAACCAAATCCCAACAACACAGACCTTCAAGATTAGATAGCGAAAAAGCTCCTTCTCCAAATGGCAGCAAAGAAGATGGTGAAAAGACTAATAAAACAAATAAAGACGGTACTGGTGGCATTGCAGGTATTCAAAATAGTAAAAGTAAAGGTGATTCGAGTAATAAGCAAACTGATGAATCGAATGAATCTGGAACGGGAGGAATAGCAAGTGTATCCTCACAATTGGATGACATGCAAGACGAAATATGTACACAAACAAAAGCACCTTCGCCGAATGATACTGAACGCTACTCCCTCTCCCAACAAGGTCAAAACACTTCAACTGCTAGGGGTTCACATAGCGTTCATACGGGACAAGGCGTGCAAACGGATACAGCTACTTTAAGCATTGAAGATCAAGTACAAGGCAGTTCTACGGTTAGTGTTAGCAGTATAAGTTCAAATGGAACGCCTTTAGCTAATATAAATGGTCAAACAGGCATACCAACGAACAGTATGAATGCTCCAACTACAAGTAGTACAAACAGTGTTCAAAGGGTGCAAGGCGTTCAGCAATCGAATATACAGACAGATACAGACCTAACAACCGCTTTAGAGCAATCACAAGGCAATATTACCTTTAGCAATGTACACTCTGACGCAGCTCCTTCTCCAAGCGTTACAGGCCATGCAAATGAAGCACTAAATCCTATCAGTGCTCCCAGTACCAATGGTGCTCATGTTATTCAGAAGGTGCAAACTATTCAACAATCAGGCGTACAAGCGGATGTTGAAATGATTCACGTTACAGACCAATCCCAAGGGAATAACTCGGTTCAAAACATTAACCTAGCTAATGATTCTAGTTCATCCGTTCCAACAAGTCGTACTAACAGAGTTGACCAAACAACTATACAGACAAATGTGGATGTGATCACAAGGAATGACCTTGTCCATCAAACAATAAGTATGAGTGAAAAACAGATAAATACTGCTTCTGTAAAACGTAGACCAAGTTCAAATTCGATTCCAAATAACACAAGCGTTCATCAACTAAGAAATCGCTCTACCAGACAGAATTAA
- a CDS encoding cyclic 2,3-diphosphoglycerate synthase — protein MKKKNIIIIGAAGRDFHNFNTYYRNDEASNVVAFTATQIPDIDGRKYPSELAGELYPEGIPIYSQDQLPALIQELDVDECVFAYSDIAYEDVMSLGAIVNSAGANFTLLGPKSTMIKSNKPVISVCAVRTGTGKSQTSRKIIETLLEHDLKVIAVRHPMPYGDLNAQRVQRFATVEDLKKHNCTIEEMEEYEPHVARGNIIYAGVDYAAILEAAENDPAGCDVILWDGGNNDFSFYEPDLAVTVLDPHRPGHELKYYPGEVCLRTTDVAIINKIDSAPAEAIQTVENNIKFASPNSTIIKAKSKITVDQPESIIGKRVLVVEDGPTLTHGEMKIGAGSVAAERLGAKEIIDARPYAVGTIKETYDKYQHIGNILPAMGYGEQQLKDLEETINNADCDAVIIGTPMDLTRIISINKPCTRVHYDLDEVGDQNLSVVLKDFIQQHKLTK, from the coding sequence ATGAAGAAAAAAAATATCATTATTATTGGTGCTGCAGGAAGAGACTTTCATAACTTTAATACATACTACCGAAATGACGAAGCGTCTAACGTAGTGGCGTTTACGGCTACGCAAATTCCTGATATTGACGGGCGTAAATATCCGAGTGAATTAGCAGGGGAACTTTATCCAGAAGGTATTCCGATTTATTCACAAGACCAATTGCCAGCGCTGATTCAAGAGCTGGACGTGGATGAGTGCGTCTTTGCATATAGTGACATTGCGTATGAAGATGTGATGAGTTTAGGGGCGATTGTGAATTCAGCGGGTGCGAACTTCACATTACTAGGTCCGAAAAGCACAATGATTAAAAGTAATAAACCGGTTATTTCGGTTTGTGCTGTACGAACTGGAACGGGGAAAAGCCAAACGTCACGAAAAATTATTGAAACGTTATTGGAGCATGATTTAAAAGTCATTGCGGTTAGACATCCGATGCCTTATGGCGATTTAAATGCGCAACGTGTGCAACGTTTTGCGACAGTAGAGGATTTAAAGAAACACAATTGTACGATTGAAGAAATGGAAGAGTATGAGCCACATGTAGCACGTGGAAACATTATTTATGCAGGCGTGGATTATGCAGCTATTTTAGAGGCGGCTGAGAACGATCCAGCTGGTTGTGATGTGATTCTATGGGATGGAGGAAATAATGACTTCTCATTCTACGAGCCAGATTTAGCGGTTACGGTTTTGGACCCACATCGCCCAGGTCATGAGTTGAAATATTATCCTGGTGAAGTCTGCTTACGAACAACGGATGTTGCGATCATTAACAAAATTGATAGCGCACCAGCTGAAGCGATTCAAACGGTAGAAAATAATATTAAATTCGCAAGCCCGAACAGCACGATTATTAAAGCTAAATCCAAAATTACAGTCGATCAGCCAGAGAGCATTATTGGCAAGCGTGTATTAGTTGTCGAAGATGGTCCAACGTTGACACACGGAGAAATGAAAATCGGTGCTGGAAGCGTTGCGGCTGAACGTCTAGGTGCGAAAGAAATCATTGATGCGCGCCCGTATGCAGTAGGAACAATCAAAGAAACGTATGATAAATACCAACACATCGGTAATATCCTGCCGGCTATGGGATATGGTGAACAGCAATTGAAAGATCTTGAAGAAACGATTAATAATGCCGATTGTGATGCGGTAATCATTGGAACACCAATGGATTTAACACGTATCATTTCCATCAATAAACCATGCACGCGTGTCCACTATGATTTAGATGAAGTCGGCGATCAGAATCTAAGCGTTGTGCTAAAAGATTTCATCCAACAACATAAACTTACGAAATAA
- a CDS encoding 4'-phosphopantetheinyl transferase superfamily protein, with product MTFNGVHVFALKMGPPLSKTQWDALAVHLSTEEQMRVLKHKQWQDRQRALLGNILVRWALQKFTGMQHIHITRNELGRPSLADNNYWNGDFNLSHAGEWIVVALTNQGHVGVDVEKIAELHEDVMVYALAEAELQVIHQRAKSDQIQLFYTYWTMKEALFKTGLFPNATPQTLDTIAANDKRKDIHTQLVYIDQEHPVSICWHGENSSSQLTILDREQFIHSVSL from the coding sequence ATGACCTTTAATGGCGTACATGTATTTGCGCTGAAGATGGGGCCTCCTTTATCGAAAACACAATGGGATGCATTGGCCGTACATCTTTCTACTGAAGAGCAAATGAGGGTTTTAAAGCACAAGCAGTGGCAAGATCGGCAGCGAGCATTGCTTGGAAATATACTAGTAAGATGGGCGCTTCAAAAATTTACGGGTATGCAACATATACACATTACCCGCAATGAGCTAGGGCGCCCCTCCCTTGCCGACAATAATTATTGGAATGGTGATTTTAATCTTTCACATGCTGGCGAGTGGATTGTCGTGGCGTTGACCAATCAAGGCCATGTCGGTGTAGATGTTGAAAAGATTGCAGAGTTACATGAAGATGTCATGGTGTATGCCCTGGCAGAAGCAGAGTTACAAGTCATTCATCAGAGAGCTAAGTCGGATCAAATCCAGTTATTTTATACATACTGGACGATGAAGGAAGCCCTCTTTAAAACAGGACTATTTCCGAATGCGACACCACAAACATTAGATACGATTGCAGCGAATGACAAGCGAAAGGATATTCATACACAATTAGTGTACATTGACCAAGAACACCCTGTGTCAATTTGCTGGCATGGAGAAAATTCGTCTAGTCAGCTAACGATTTTGGACAGAGAGCAATTCATTCACTCGGTATCATTATAG
- a CDS encoding amino acid adenylation domain-containing protein has translation MNLKQTMHADRMQLLTDEEKSLYQVLNQTAAFYDKNTTIPDVFYQSATLFAERTALSFEGGEMTYRQLNEQSNQIAHLLLASGLQTGDYVAIVMERSKETVSSLLGVLKAGGVYVPIDPSYPKERCHYLLNDTGAPFILTKEEHTSLLTDLLHDDAHSRTVLPVEDMDTTLSKENLNVKLAPNDLAYIIYTSGSTGKPKGTMLQHHSVINLITDNQRIYHSTEHDVYSQFISYSFDPSVTETFTALFSGARLHMLTSNERVSIEAFADMIRREGVTAATVPNAFFTQLATHLPADQGESFATLKYLSVGGEALMAAVIQKWQEKFGTATEIVNVYGPTECTVLSSYHKVKDIVVDSSSSIPIGKPVANYEMYIINTEGQLCPVNVPGELCIAGVGLAAGYLHQPEQTAKAFVPHLFSHEPGKLMYRTGDLVRLLPSGVIEFVGRKDSQIKVRGFRIELGEIETVLGNLSGIQEAVVLAKKMTDGNNSLFAYYTTAGGVQIEQAQIREFIAQNLPDYMVPERLIEMPEMPLSPTGKIDRKQLAEMDIAITLTSHYDAPENEMQQLLAQAWERVLGIERVGIQDNFFHIGGHSLKVLEILVQVKKHVPFLTIQDFFQHQTIAELDHYIANYQPEETKIPERTAEFMLKDLMEPNALIVNQTAQPLPMNAVLLTGSTGYLGSHVLYELLIETDAHIYCLIRPSAHATLAEKLKDSMQFYFGKVGIAMMDERVTVIQGDLGKPALNLSVEDEQTLVEKIDAIIHCGADVRHFGAASHFNDVNIEGTRYLLELAKRKAGVHFHHVSTIGIPEELAASQWLDDQTHCELDYEVTLDNVYNQSKLEAENMVRKAVDERIPVSIYRVGNLTCHSKTGKFQRNMDDNAFYRMIKSMLCLGKTPEANWHVDFTPINYASQALVALARQPKSNGHIFHLCNPVPLTYLDFIENLKELGYELDVVTANAYENWLLNGDHSEEMQEYLALAIAQLDGDGAGDSPFTFNSDKTQAFLTDTTVSCAEPNRAFIQTMINYGIDTGYFPTPKLVEVR, from the coding sequence TTGAATTTAAAACAAACAATGCATGCAGATCGCATGCAACTATTAACAGACGAAGAAAAGAGCTTATACCAAGTCTTGAATCAAACAGCAGCCTTTTATGACAAAAACACAACAATACCAGACGTTTTTTATCAATCGGCTACACTTTTTGCCGAAAGAACTGCCTTATCCTTTGAGGGTGGCGAAATGACTTATCGTCAACTCAATGAACAATCCAACCAAATTGCACATCTGTTACTGGCAAGTGGCTTGCAAACAGGTGACTATGTCGCAATCGTTATGGAACGCAGCAAGGAAACAGTCAGTAGTCTATTAGGCGTTCTAAAAGCAGGTGGCGTCTATGTTCCGATTGATCCCAGCTATCCGAAAGAGCGTTGCCATTACTTATTAAATGATACTGGCGCTCCATTCATCTTAACCAAAGAGGAACATACATCGTTGCTCACTGATTTACTCCATGACGATGCCCACTCGCGTACAGTGTTACCAGTAGAAGATATGGATACAACACTTTCGAAGGAGAATCTCAACGTCAAGCTTGCTCCTAACGACCTTGCTTACATTATTTACACGTCCGGTTCAACAGGTAAGCCAAAAGGAACGATGCTCCAGCATCATTCTGTGATCAACTTAATTACAGACAATCAAAGAATCTATCACTCGACTGAGCATGATGTCTATTCACAATTTATCTCCTATAGTTTTGACCCATCTGTAACTGAAACATTCACTGCTTTGTTCTCTGGCGCTAGACTGCATATGCTAACAAGTAACGAACGTGTATCCATTGAAGCATTTGCCGATATGATCAGACGTGAAGGCGTAACTGCAGCTACAGTACCGAATGCATTCTTTACGCAACTTGCTACTCACCTGCCTGCCGATCAAGGAGAGTCCTTTGCAACATTGAAATATCTATCTGTCGGTGGCGAAGCACTTATGGCTGCCGTTATCCAAAAATGGCAAGAGAAATTTGGCACAGCTACAGAAATTGTCAATGTCTACGGACCGACAGAATGTACCGTTTTGTCTTCCTACCACAAGGTGAAAGATATCGTTGTAGATAGCTCATCCAGCATTCCAATTGGCAAACCGGTTGCCAATTATGAAATGTATATTATTAATACTGAGGGGCAACTTTGCCCTGTCAATGTACCCGGTGAATTATGTATCGCAGGTGTTGGACTAGCGGCTGGTTACTTGCATCAGCCTGAACAAACCGCCAAAGCTTTTGTCCCGCATTTATTTTCACATGAACCTGGAAAATTGATGTATCGCACAGGTGATTTAGTTCGTTTATTGCCAAGCGGTGTCATTGAATTTGTCGGTCGGAAAGATTCGCAAATCAAAGTGAGGGGGTTCCGGATTGAGCTTGGAGAAATTGAAACCGTACTAGGCAATCTCTCAGGCATCCAAGAAGCCGTGGTGCTCGCAAAGAAAATGACAGACGGCAATAATAGCTTATTTGCTTATTACACTACAGCTGGTGGCGTTCAAATCGAACAGGCACAAATTAGGGAGTTTATTGCACAGAATCTCCCCGATTATATGGTGCCTGAGCGCTTAATCGAAATGCCGGAAATGCCCTTGTCTCCCACTGGGAAAATCGATCGCAAACAGTTAGCGGAGATGGATATCGCCATCACGTTAACAAGTCACTATGATGCGCCTGAAAATGAGATGCAGCAGCTATTAGCACAGGCTTGGGAGCGTGTCCTGGGGATTGAACGCGTTGGCATTCAAGATAACTTCTTTCATATTGGCGGGCACTCGTTAAAAGTATTGGAGATTCTTGTCCAAGTGAAAAAGCATGTGCCATTTTTAACAATCCAAGACTTTTTCCAACATCAAACCATTGCTGAATTAGACCACTATATTGCGAACTACCAACCTGAAGAAACCAAGATACCAGAGCGAACAGCTGAATTTATGCTGAAGGATTTGATGGAACCAAATGCCCTTATCGTAAATCAAACCGCACAACCTTTACCTATGAATGCCGTACTATTAACTGGCTCAACCGGCTATTTAGGCAGTCATGTTCTCTATGAACTGTTGATCGAAACAGATGCCCATATCTACTGCCTCATTAGACCAAGTGCACATGCCACACTGGCTGAAAAATTGAAGGATAGTATGCAATTTTATTTCGGCAAAGTCGGTATTGCAATGATGGATGAGCGTGTAACCGTTATTCAAGGGGATTTGGGGAAACCAGCACTCAACCTATCTGTGGAAGACGAGCAAACACTTGTGGAAAAAATCGATGCCATTATTCATTGTGGTGCGGATGTCAGGCATTTTGGAGCCGCTTCCCACTTTAATGATGTCAATATTGAAGGTACGAGATACTTGCTTGAACTTGCAAAGCGCAAAGCGGGTGTGCATTTCCACCATGTTTCCACAATTGGGATTCCCGAAGAGCTGGCAGCGAGTCAATGGCTGGATGATCAAACGCATTGCGAATTGGATTACGAAGTGACACTCGACAACGTATATAACCAAAGTAAATTAGAGGCGGAAAACATGGTTAGAAAGGCGGTGGATGAGCGAATTCCTGTATCGATTTATCGTGTTGGTAATTTGACTTGTCATTCCAAAACAGGTAAGTTTCAACGCAATATGGATGACAATGCTTTCTATCGCATGATTAAATCAATGCTTTGTTTAGGGAAAACGCCAGAAGCAAATTGGCATGTCGACTTTACACCGATTAACTATGCAAGCCAAGCACTTGTCGCACTCGCACGTCAGCCAAAATCGAACGGACATATTTTCCACTTATGCAACCCTGTGCCGTTGACCTATCTCGATTTCATTGAAAACTTGAAGGAATTGGGTTACGAGTTGGATGTTGTAACAGCAAATGCGTACGAGAACTGGCTTTTAAACGGGGATCATTCTGAAGAAATGCAAGAATACTTAGCGTTGGCAATTGCCCAGCTTGATGGTGATGGGGCAGGCGATTCACCATTTACCTTTAATAGCGACAAAACACAGGCATTTTTAACGGATACCACTGTCTCATGTGCCGAACCGAATCGTGCATTTATCCAAACGATGATTAACTATGGAATCGATACGGGGTACTTCCCAACGCCAAAGCTTGTCGAAGTCAGATGA
- a CDS encoding HAMP domain-containing methyl-accepting chemotaxis protein — MKKSKGQNMSISMRLTVVMVSILLLFGLVTMGLSYYIVKDSNLQDMDQSLYDKGMILSRTINLDTVNSVLKQPSANNQDALQLTKEMDAINDESDIITNLFLITMDGENINAPVLSSSVLDLGAEYNQDMIAMGLSPDFLARIKEVFETKQATATDIYSDEFGSYKTGLTPIIDEDGSILAAYAIDYDVSMVTSKAMSETLSFLFVTVLFLIGSSIAVYTLLKRKLTPIQQLSQLSKKVADGNLELEVLPVKSNDEIGVLTTNFNVMIDTLRTVITSATNVSSRVSNSAQVLSTNMQGATDSYNSVAAAMQEVAGGADLQAQKAQDSAVTIEEMSIGIQRIAMTSNQITESSITASEEAEKGNDSTNKSVAQMEAISKAVHQSADSVKMLGAHSGKIEEIVGIITGIASQTNLLALNAAIEAARAGDAGNGFAVVADEVRKLAEQSEASAREISTLISHIQRDTNESVKVMVHAVEEVDHGLLMINDSEKSFGHILTSIHQVSGQIQELSATIEEMAAGTEEVTASVQKMEEFSISSRDNTRTVAESSASQLHIVQQVSDEAQVLTDLSSELLEVVNTFVVKH; from the coding sequence ATGAAGAAAAGTAAGGGTCAGAATATGTCAATCAGTATGAGATTGACAGTTGTTATGGTAAGTATTTTGTTATTATTTGGTTTGGTCACTATGGGTCTTTCCTATTACATCGTGAAGGACAGTAATTTACAAGACATGGATCAGTCACTCTATGATAAAGGGATGATTTTATCACGGACTATCAATCTAGACACAGTAAACTCTGTATTGAAACAACCAAGCGCTAATAATCAGGATGCTCTTCAATTGACAAAGGAAATGGATGCTATCAATGACGAGTCAGACATCATCACGAACTTATTTCTGATTACAATGGATGGAGAAAATATTAATGCCCCAGTGCTGTCTTCCAGCGTTTTAGATTTAGGTGCAGAATATAACCAAGATATGATCGCAATGGGCCTCTCCCCAGATTTTCTTGCCCGCATCAAAGAAGTTTTTGAAACGAAACAAGCAACAGCAACCGATATCTATAGTGATGAATTCGGAAGCTATAAAACAGGACTAACACCGATTATTGACGAAGACGGCTCCATCTTAGCTGCTTATGCCATTGACTATGATGTATCGATGGTCACTAGCAAAGCGATGTCGGAAACATTGTCGTTTCTCTTCGTTACGGTTCTTTTCTTAATTGGTTCTTCGATTGCTGTTTATACGCTATTGAAGAGGAAACTCACACCAATCCAACAACTTTCTCAGCTATCTAAAAAAGTTGCAGACGGTAATTTGGAACTGGAAGTATTACCTGTTAAATCGAACGATGAAATCGGCGTGCTAACAACGAACTTTAATGTCATGATCGACACGTTGAGAACGGTCATTACAAGTGCGACGAATGTTTCCTCACGCGTTTCCAATTCGGCACAGGTGTTATCCACAAATATGCAAGGTGCAACCGATTCTTACAATAGCGTAGCAGCGGCTATGCAGGAAGTTGCCGGTGGCGCAGATTTACAAGCTCAAAAAGCTCAGGATAGTGCCGTAACGATTGAAGAAATGAGTATTGGGATTCAACGAATTGCGATGACATCGAATCAGATTACCGAGTCCTCGATTACTGCATCTGAGGAAGCTGAAAAAGGGAATGATTCTACAAACAAATCGGTGGCACAAATGGAAGCAATCAGCAAAGCCGTTCACCAATCAGCGGATTCCGTCAAAATGTTGGGTGCACATTCAGGTAAAATCGAAGAAATTGTCGGCATTATTACAGGCATTGCTTCTCAAACAAATCTTCTCGCATTAAATGCTGCCATTGAAGCTGCACGTGCAGGAGATGCTGGAAATGGATTTGCTGTCGTCGCAGATGAGGTGCGTAAGCTAGCTGAACAATCAGAGGCTTCAGCTCGAGAAATTTCTACGCTCATCTCGCATATTCAACGTGATACAAATGAATCCGTGAAAGTGATGGTTCATGCAGTAGAAGAAGTCGATCACGGCTTACTCATGATCAACGACTCCGAAAAATCATTCGGTCACATTTTAACGTCGATTCACCAAGTATCAGGACAGATTCAGGAGCTATCTGCAACAATTGAGGAAATGGCAGCTGGCACGGAAGAAGTCACAGCATCCGTTCAAAAAATGGAAGAGTTCTCAATCAGCTCTCGAGATAATACAAGAACAGTAGCCGAATCTTCCGCCTCACAGCTACATATTGTGCAGCAAGTATCAGACGAAGCACAAGTGTTAACAGATCTATCCAGCGAATTATTAGAGGTTGTCAATACATTTGTAGTGAAACACTGA
- a CDS encoding ABC transporter substrate-binding protein: MKKKVWIWVLSVVGVLAIATTVYFVTKGKSAGGFEEEFEGMGGVLAQKAAERDLGESILVTGKVVPEEEQKVFLEAENGDIHEYLVTENQVVSAGDPLFKYDVTKIDAEYNKAVRSRDLVQSRLKIEQNEIADIGKRLADMKKRVKNNDEVTQEDVNMLAKEKVQLEMGYEGTKDELTSAQEAINELMAQKKSMTVVSKINGIVVKVNKNVEKTETGSSEPVIHIISNEPFKVIGTMSEFDTVKIQAEQPVIVRPKVFKDREWNGVVESVSQFPEGEGGGDDFGGGGGNVTMYPFKVAITDDTSELRQGFHVSMEIKLGGAQVLAVPHMALMMDEEGLEYVYVLVENVLEKRVVQTGEMNDEFIGITEGIAVDELVIINPDESMHEGMEVDTFDEVE; the protein is encoded by the coding sequence ATGAAGAAGAAAGTGTGGATTTGGGTCTTAAGTGTTGTTGGCGTTTTAGCGATCGCCACAACGGTCTATTTTGTGACGAAAGGTAAATCGGCAGGAGGATTTGAAGAAGAGTTTGAAGGTATGGGTGGTGTCCTTGCTCAAAAAGCGGCTGAACGTGATTTAGGTGAGTCGATTTTAGTGACGGGTAAAGTTGTTCCAGAAGAAGAGCAAAAAGTGTTTTTAGAAGCTGAGAATGGTGACATCCACGAATACTTAGTAACCGAAAACCAGGTTGTCAGTGCTGGAGATCCGCTATTTAAATACGATGTGACTAAAATCGACGCAGAATATAACAAAGCGGTGCGTTCGAGAGATTTAGTTCAAAGTCGCTTAAAAATCGAACAAAATGAAATTGCTGATATAGGCAAGCGTTTGGCGGATATGAAGAAGAGAGTGAAAAATAACGATGAAGTGACACAAGAAGATGTCAACATGCTCGCAAAAGAAAAAGTGCAACTTGAAATGGGTTATGAAGGGACGAAAGACGAACTCACTTCAGCCCAGGAGGCGATCAATGAATTGATGGCCCAAAAGAAAAGTATGACAGTTGTCAGTAAGATTAACGGTATTGTTGTAAAGGTCAATAAAAACGTTGAGAAAACAGAGACAGGCTCAAGCGAACCGGTTATTCATATTATCTCCAATGAGCCGTTTAAGGTTATTGGAACGATGAGTGAATTTGACACGGTGAAAATTCAAGCAGAACAACCTGTTATTGTGCGTCCGAAAGTGTTTAAGGATCGAGAGTGGAATGGCGTTGTAGAATCTGTTTCTCAATTCCCAGAAGGCGAAGGTGGCGGTGATGACTTTGGCGGTGGTGGCGGCAATGTCACGATGTATCCGTTTAAAGTGGCCATTACAGATGACACATCCGAACTTCGACAAGGTTTTCACGTCTCAATGGAAATTAAGCTAGGAGGCGCACAAGTACTTGCTGTACCGCATATGGCGCTAATGATGGATGAAGAAGGACTTGAATACGTCTATGTACTTGTAGAAAACGTATTGGAAAAACGTGTCGTGCAAACTGGTGAAATGAATGATGAATTCATTGGGATTACAGAAGGTATTGCTGTAGACGAGCTCGTCATCATTAATCCAGATGAAAGTATGCATGAGGGAATGGAAGTGGATACCTTTGATGAAGTTGAGTGA